The Mesotoga infera genome contains the following window.
GGGGGTTTAGTGATGAAAAAGGGATTAGTCGTGGTTCTTGTTCTGCTATTAGTGAGCATTTGTTTTGCCGTGGAGGAGACTTATACGATACGGTTCAATACGGTAGCCGCGCCGACTCAACCTCAAGTTCTGGCGATGAACAAATTTGCCGAAGTTGTCGAAAATCTTAGTGGCGGCAAGATAGTGGTGAAGATCTTCCATTCGGGCCAGCTCGGAGATCAGCAGACGTCTCTCCTGGGTGTTATGAGAGGGGACCTTGAGATGGCTGGAGACGGTGCGCCATCATGGTTCGCCGATCTCGGAAACATGCCGAAGATGGGAGTATTGAACGCCGCTTACATCTTCAGAGATCTTGACCACATGTACTCTGTAATGAACAGTCCCATGGTAAAGGGATGGTTCGATGAATTGGCTTCGAATACTGGAATGAGGGTTCTGGATACATGGTATCTCGGCATGAGGCAGCTTAACACAACCGAAAAGGCGGGTCCCGTTTACAAACCTGAAGATCTCAAAGGTATGAAGATCAGGATGCCCAACAACGAAGCATTCATGGACATGGGACGCGCTATCGGAAGCAATCCTACCCCGATGGGTTTCGGAGAAGTGTATCTAGCTCTCAAGTTAGGAACTATCGATGGGCAAGACAATCCTCTCCCGACAGATCTGTCGGCGATGTTTGTGGAGGTCACGAAGTACATTGTTCTTACTGACCATTCAATAGGAATGATCAACCCTGTGATCAACGAGAAGTTCTGGCAGTCACTGCCCTTTGAGTACAAGACTTACATTATCAAAGCGCTGGAAGTTGCTCGTTACTACATGAATTATCTTGTTTTGGAACAGGAGTCAAGCCTTCTAAAGCAATTCGTTGACGACTACAACATGGAGATTGTAGTTCCCGACAAAGAAGCCTTCATGAACCTTGCAAAAGAATTCTATTCACAGGAGAAATTTGACAACGCCTGGGGCAAGGGGATGTACGAAGCAATTCAGTCGTATCCCTTGGACTGACAAGATAAGCTGTATTTCCTGGACCAGGGCTAGCCTGGTCCAGGTTATTATTTGCGGGGGTCTAACATGAAGAAACTCTTGGCGTCACTTTTCAAAGTCTTTCAGACTGCGCTGAATTTGATCGAATCCTGGGGCGGAACAGTATTTCTCGGACTGCTCTTCCTCAGCATCTTTTTCCAGGTGATTCTGAGGTATGTATTCAGTAGCCCTTCACCGGAATTATTCGAGATAGCGCAATACAGTTTCATATGGACGATTTTCCTTGGAGCGCCTTATGCAAGAAAGTTCGATGCACATATAAAATTTGACATTGTATTTCTCAGACTTCCCAGAAAGGCGCAGCTGCTTCTCCAGATAGCATTCGATCTCTTCTTCTGCATTGTGCTCTTAGTAACACTTGGACCCGTGCTCGGCGATGTTCTTTTCTACAAGATCATCAAATCCGAAGTCTTAAGGATTCCCTGGACTTATCTCTTCATGTGTTTCCCCATTTTTATGGTATTGACTTTCATTCACAACGTAATCTGGATAGTGAAGAGCTTCATAGAACTCTTCTCCGGAAGAATCGTTCCCAAGGAGGTTGAACCATGGGATTGATACTCTTTTTCATAATATTTGGTGCTGCCTTCGCCCTGGGTTATCCGATAGCGTTTGGAATGATCATGGGTGGCTTTGCATACTTCATCACTTCCGGAATGGACTTGGGAATCTTCCTCGACATAATGGCAATAGAATTGAGAGCTCAGGATGTCTTGTTGGCAGTTCCAATGTTCATATTTGCTGCAAACGTAATGAATGATACCGAGATAACCGACAGACTTTTCGGTTTCTTGAAACAGCTTCTTGGTGGCATGCGTGGCGGTCTTGCGTATGCAAATATTGGCGCGAGCATCATTTTCGCCGGCATGAGCGGTTCGGAAATAGCAGACGTTTCGGGTCTCGGAACAATAGAGATAAAAGCGATGATGGACGACGGTTATGAGGGCCCCTTTGCCTGTGCGGTTACGTGCGCTTCGGCAACTATTTCTCCCCTCATTCCTCCCAGTATACCGATGGTAATCTATGCCATGCTGACAGGAACCTCTCTGGGATACCTGTTTCTTGCAGGAATAATACCAGGGCTTCTTCTTGGCTTTCTTGAGGCCGGGATGGCCTTCTATCTCTCGAAGAAGAGAAACTACCCTGTGGGAAAGAGATATCCGCTTAAAGTACTTGCGAAGAGTTTCATCAGATCCTTTCCTGCTCTGATGGCTCCGATCATTCTCCTGGCCGGTATCTACGGGGGAATATTCACTCCAACTGAATCCGCGGCCGTTCTCGCTGCATATTCTATACTCGTCAGCATCTTCATCTATCGTACGCTTGGAGTCAAGAAGCTGAGAAAGATAATGCTCAAAACTGTTTATAATGTAGGTGCGATAAGCTTCATGATTGCCGGTGCCTTCGTTGTGAAATATGTGCTTGCAAGAGAAGAGATTCCTCTATTGCTGACGAACGCTTTCATGGATCTGGGACTTCTTTCCAGCGCTTGGGTGCTGCTTCTAAGTGTGAATATTCTCTTCTTCATACTTGGAATGTTCTTTGATGTGTCCGTCATACAGCTGGTTGTAATACCAATAGTCTTTCCACTTGTGAGGGCTGTGGGGATAGACCCAGTTCACTTCGGAATTGTGACTACTTTCAACCTGATGCTTGCCCTTGACACTCCTCCTTACGGGCAGACGGGTTTCATAACGAGCGCAATAAGCAAGACTCCTGTCGGCAAGGTCTTCAAAGAGATGCTAAAATACTGGATACCAATAGAAGTCATGGGACTTGTATTAATCACTTACTGGGCAGATTTCGTTCTCTGGCTGCCGAGATTACTTGGTTATGCTCACTGAATTTAAAAGCGGGGACTTCAAGATGCAAAGTGTTGAGAGGATTGTCAGAATAATAGGTTCGTTTAGTCTTTCAGAACCGAGACTGGGTCTAGATGATCTGACGAAGAAGAGCGGGCTTCCC
Protein-coding sequences here:
- a CDS encoding DctP family TRAP transporter solute-binding subunit — translated: MKKGLVVVLVLLLVSICFAVEETYTIRFNTVAAPTQPQVLAMNKFAEVVENLSGGKIVVKIFHSGQLGDQQTSLLGVMRGDLEMAGDGAPSWFADLGNMPKMGVLNAAYIFRDLDHMYSVMNSPMVKGWFDELASNTGMRVLDTWYLGMRQLNTTEKAGPVYKPEDLKGMKIRMPNNEAFMDMGRAIGSNPTPMGFGEVYLALKLGTIDGQDNPLPTDLSAMFVEVTKYIVLTDHSIGMINPVINEKFWQSLPFEYKTYIIKALEVARYYMNYLVLEQESSLLKQFVDDYNMEIVVPDKEAFMNLAKEFYSQEKFDNAWGKGMYEAIQSYPLD
- a CDS encoding TRAP transporter small permease, which translates into the protein MKKLLASLFKVFQTALNLIESWGGTVFLGLLFLSIFFQVILRYVFSSPSPELFEIAQYSFIWTIFLGAPYARKFDAHIKFDIVFLRLPRKAQLLLQIAFDLFFCIVLLVTLGPVLGDVLFYKIIKSEVLRIPWTYLFMCFPIFMVLTFIHNVIWIVKSFIELFSGRIVPKEVEPWD
- a CDS encoding TRAP transporter large permease, whose product is MGLILFFIIFGAAFALGYPIAFGMIMGGFAYFITSGMDLGIFLDIMAIELRAQDVLLAVPMFIFAANVMNDTEITDRLFGFLKQLLGGMRGGLAYANIGASIIFAGMSGSEIADVSGLGTIEIKAMMDDGYEGPFACAVTCASATISPLIPPSIPMVIYAMLTGTSLGYLFLAGIIPGLLLGFLEAGMAFYLSKKRNYPVGKRYPLKVLAKSFIRSFPALMAPIILLAGIYGGIFTPTESAAVLAAYSILVSIFIYRTLGVKKLRKIMLKTVYNVGAISFMIAGAFVVKYVLAREEIPLLLTNAFMDLGLLSSAWVLLLSVNILFFILGMFFDVSVIQLVVIPIVFPLVRAVGIDPVHFGIVTTFNLMLALDTPPYGQTGFITSAISKTPVGKVFKEMLKYWIPIEVMGLVLITYWADFVLWLPRLLGYAH